A single window of Actinoallomurus bryophytorum DNA harbors:
- a CDS encoding M20/M25/M40 family metallo-hydrolase, with product MDTDLTAALADATTGLLPFGRDRLRSYAFAESPSGDAAALGRCAALIEAGHREVGGHVTREDDHLVTVFGPGDGRHLLLVGHYDTVWPVGRLASMPYTDDGTTITGPGTYDMKAGLVAVEMALRALAALDVPLARQVRLVTVADEEVGSPAGRTVIERALDGAVAVLGLESPHPDGALKTARRGSTRILLTVRGREAHAALDPGKGVSAIDELFDQVTAARAAVPDDGTTLFNVGRIAGGSRANVIAGEASAEIGLRFASAEAERQVLSALTGAEPRRPGAVVEVTVLSSRPTWPERADDPLLDEVARVGAAFGQRITGRPAAGAGDTNLPGSLGLPTLDGFGPRGRGAHAADEAVDVTSLAERAALLAGIMTTPV from the coding sequence ATGGACACTGACCTCACCGCGGCCCTGGCGGACGCGACGACCGGGTTGCTGCCCTTCGGCCGCGACCGGCTGCGTTCGTACGCCTTCGCCGAATCGCCCTCCGGGGACGCCGCCGCGCTCGGACGCTGCGCCGCCCTCATCGAGGCGGGCCACCGCGAGGTGGGGGGCCACGTCACCCGCGAGGACGATCATCTCGTCACGGTCTTCGGCCCCGGCGACGGCCGGCACCTGCTGCTGGTCGGCCACTACGACACCGTCTGGCCGGTCGGGCGGCTGGCGTCCATGCCGTACACCGACGACGGCACGACGATCACCGGGCCGGGGACCTACGACATGAAGGCCGGTCTGGTGGCGGTGGAGATGGCGCTGCGCGCGCTGGCCGCCCTGGACGTGCCTCTCGCCCGTCAGGTGCGCCTGGTCACGGTCGCGGACGAGGAGGTGGGCAGCCCGGCGGGCCGTACGGTGATCGAACGCGCGCTGGACGGTGCGGTGGCCGTGCTCGGCCTGGAGTCGCCGCACCCGGACGGGGCGCTCAAGACCGCACGCCGGGGAAGCACCCGGATCCTGCTGACCGTACGCGGTCGCGAGGCGCACGCCGCCCTGGATCCCGGCAAGGGCGTCTCCGCCATCGACGAGCTGTTCGACCAGGTCACGGCGGCCCGCGCCGCCGTCCCCGACGACGGCACGACGCTCTTCAACGTCGGGCGGATCGCGGGAGGCAGCCGGGCCAATGTGATCGCCGGCGAGGCGTCCGCCGAGATCGGCCTGCGGTTCGCCTCGGCCGAGGCCGAGCGGCAGGTCCTTTCCGCACTGACCGGGGCGGAGCCGCGCCGACCGGGTGCCGTCGTCGAGGTCACGGTGCTGTCCAGCCGTCCCACCTGGCCGGAGCGCGCGGACGACCCGCTCCTGGACGAGGTCGCCCGGGTCGGGGCGGCGTTCGGCCAGCGGATCACCGGCCGGCCGGCGGCCGGGGCCGGGGACACGAACCTGCCCGGCTCCCTCGGCCTCCCCACCCTCGACGGCTTCGGCCCCCGTGGCCGGGGCGCCCACGCCGCGGACGAGGCGGTCGACGTCACGAGCCTCGCCGAACGCGCCGCGCTCCTCGCGGGCATCATGACGACGCCCGTCTGA
- a CDS encoding ABC transporter permease has product MSALGKVVRSGVGRRRVQSLVMALTTFAAVTSSVLSLGLLAVVQAPFDHAFSARNGAHLAVQFDGSKATAAQAAATAHAAGVTEAAGPYPIAAALDTTVGMDCSKKDWAGHDNGPITVTTRPDLGSTSGMDQLVLTQGRWPTSSGEIALPWQHYATVCFGDSVVFSSLPGKPSFKVVGFGGSVTNSATAFATADGFARLTAAGAKSDEQMLYRFAKAGTNADIATDKKAVAAAAPAGAVEGGQTYLTAEQQATGNAKAYVPFLIGFGFLGLFMSVLIISIVVSGTVASGIRRIGILKSLGFTPSQVARAYTAQAMIPATLGLVLGTVFGNLLAVPILGGATKQLGAGNATIPLWVSAVVPLGTLLIVGVTALIPALRAGRMPTVRALVVGRAPKAGGGQTAQRLASRLPLPRAMSLGLAQPFARPVRAVLVGAAVLFGVVSATFAVGLETGFNKYLDTSTSGFNVASEFVEPTADVGVPWGLYGPNDPRNPHLDAAKVAAALAGIPGTKAAFGWGESGATMVGAPPGGEPTRVFTVTGDFSWTHLELLSGRWYSAPGEAVVGDKLASAVGIHVGDDVTVVQQNKQLPLKVVGINFDTNVGDYTLMTDAATFTAAGLTPHIDQFNVELADNVNGSDWSTSAAAALTPLNASVQPNSGGGKNIVVITMGALVATLTLMMIAVAALGVLSMVVQDTRERVHDLGIFKVLGMTPKQTIAMVLTSVSLTGLIAGLIGVPLGVAVEKATLNPMGNAIGRHLPPSVSHTYTAGLLIPLLAGGIVIALLGALLPAGWAARTRTATALRTE; this is encoded by the coding sequence GTGAGCGCCTTGGGCAAGGTCGTACGCTCCGGCGTGGGCCGTCGTCGGGTCCAGTCCCTCGTCATGGCCCTGACGACGTTCGCCGCGGTGACGTCATCAGTACTCTCCCTCGGCCTGCTGGCCGTCGTGCAGGCCCCGTTCGACCACGCCTTCAGTGCTCGGAACGGGGCGCACCTGGCGGTCCAGTTCGACGGCTCGAAGGCCACGGCCGCGCAGGCCGCCGCCACCGCGCACGCCGCCGGCGTCACCGAGGCGGCCGGACCGTACCCGATCGCCGCCGCCCTGGACACGACCGTCGGCATGGACTGCTCCAAGAAGGATTGGGCCGGTCACGACAACGGTCCGATCACCGTCACCACCCGGCCCGACCTGGGTAGCACCTCCGGGATGGACCAACTGGTGCTGACCCAGGGGCGCTGGCCGACGAGCTCGGGCGAGATCGCCCTGCCGTGGCAGCACTATGCCACCGTCTGCTTCGGCGATTCGGTGGTGTTCTCCTCCCTGCCGGGCAAGCCGTCGTTCAAGGTCGTCGGCTTCGGCGGCTCGGTGACCAACAGCGCGACCGCCTTCGCCACCGCCGACGGTTTCGCGCGGCTCACCGCTGCCGGCGCCAAGTCCGACGAGCAGATGCTCTACCGGTTCGCCAAGGCCGGGACCAACGCCGACATCGCCACCGACAAGAAGGCGGTGGCCGCCGCCGCGCCGGCCGGCGCGGTCGAGGGCGGACAGACGTACCTGACCGCGGAGCAGCAGGCGACCGGCAACGCCAAGGCCTACGTGCCGTTCCTGATCGGCTTCGGGTTCCTCGGGCTGTTCATGTCGGTGCTGATCATCTCGATCGTGGTCAGCGGGACTGTGGCCTCGGGAATCCGGCGCATCGGGATTCTGAAGTCGTTGGGCTTCACCCCTTCGCAGGTGGCCCGCGCCTACACCGCGCAGGCCATGATCCCGGCGACACTCGGCCTGGTGCTTGGCACGGTTTTCGGCAACCTCCTGGCTGTGCCGATCCTGGGCGGGGCCACCAAGCAGCTCGGCGCGGGCAATGCCACGATTCCGTTGTGGGTCAGCGCCGTGGTGCCGCTGGGCACCCTGCTGATCGTCGGCGTCACGGCTTTGATCCCGGCACTGCGGGCCGGCCGGATGCCGACGGTGCGGGCTCTGGTGGTCGGCCGCGCCCCCAAGGCCGGGGGCGGTCAGACGGCGCAGCGTCTGGCCTCGCGGCTGCCGCTGCCCCGGGCCATGTCGTTGGGGCTGGCCCAGCCGTTCGCCCGGCCGGTCCGGGCCGTACTGGTCGGTGCGGCGGTGCTGTTCGGCGTGGTGAGTGCCACGTTCGCGGTGGGGCTGGAGACCGGGTTCAATAAGTACCTGGACACCAGCACCTCAGGCTTCAACGTCGCGTCGGAGTTCGTGGAACCCACCGCCGACGTGGGCGTGCCCTGGGGTCTCTACGGCCCCAACGACCCGCGCAACCCGCACCTGGATGCCGCCAAGGTGGCCGCCGCGCTCGCCGGGATCCCGGGCACGAAGGCCGCGTTCGGCTGGGGCGAAAGCGGCGCGACCATGGTCGGCGCCCCGCCCGGCGGCGAACCGACGCGGGTGTTCACGGTCACCGGCGACTTCTCCTGGACGCACCTGGAGCTGCTGTCCGGCCGCTGGTACTCGGCGCCCGGCGAGGCCGTGGTCGGCGACAAGCTGGCCTCGGCGGTGGGGATCCACGTCGGTGACGACGTCACCGTGGTGCAGCAGAACAAGCAACTGCCGCTGAAGGTCGTCGGCATCAACTTCGACACCAACGTGGGCGACTACACGCTCATGACGGATGCGGCCACCTTCACCGCCGCTGGTCTGACCCCGCACATCGACCAGTTCAACGTCGAGCTGGCCGACAACGTCAACGGATCGGACTGGTCCACCTCAGCCGCCGCCGCGCTGACCCCGCTGAACGCCTCGGTCCAGCCGAACTCGGGCGGGGGCAAGAACATCGTGGTGATCACCATGGGCGCCCTGGTCGCCACGCTCACGCTGATGATGATCGCGGTCGCCGCGCTCGGGGTGCTGAGCATGGTGGTGCAGGACACCCGGGAGCGGGTCCATGACCTGGGGATCTTCAAGGTCCTCGGGATGACACCCAAGCAGACCATCGCGATGGTGCTGACCTCGGTGTCCCTCACCGGCCTGATCGCCGGGCTGATCGGGGTCCCGCTCGGGGTCGCGGTGGAGAAGGCGACGCTGAACCCGATGGGGAACGCGATAGGCCGGCACCTGCCGCCGAGCGTGTCCCACACCTACACCGCCGGCCTGCTCATCCCCCTGCTGGCCGGCGGGATCGTGATCGCCCTGCTCGGGGCACTGCTGCCGGCCGGCTGGGCGGCACGGACCCGGACCGCCACCGCGCTGCGGACCGAGTAG
- the fdhD gene encoding formate dehydrogenase accessory sulfurtransferase FdhD — MGRVTVRRRIAHIDERGTRRRPDTLVVEEPLEIRLSGRPLSVTMRTPGDDFDLVSGFLHGEGVVRTADDIVSMRYCADTDTLNVIDVALAEGVEPPDASVERSFYMTSACGVCGKTSIDAIRQKTAYDVRADTTRLDPEVLVGLPETLREAQRVFERTGGLHAAGLFDAEGTLLAMREDVGRHNAVDKVIGWALKDKRVPVTGHVLLVSGRASFELTQKALMAGIPVLAAVSAPSSLAVDLAAEAGMTLVGFLRGPSMNVYTGTERLPG, encoded by the coding sequence ATGGGCCGAGTGACGGTACGGCGGCGGATCGCCCACATCGACGAGCGCGGGACCCGCAGGCGCCCGGACACGCTGGTGGTGGAGGAACCCCTGGAGATCCGGCTGTCGGGGCGGCCTCTGTCGGTCACCATGCGGACTCCGGGTGACGACTTCGACCTGGTGAGCGGGTTCCTGCACGGCGAGGGCGTCGTGCGCACCGCCGACGACATCGTCTCGATGCGCTACTGCGCCGACACCGACACCCTCAACGTGATCGACGTCGCCCTCGCCGAGGGCGTCGAGCCGCCCGACGCGTCGGTCGAGCGCTCGTTCTACATGACCAGCGCGTGCGGGGTCTGCGGCAAGACGAGCATCGACGCGATCCGGCAGAAGACGGCCTACGACGTCCGGGCGGACACGACGCGCCTCGACCCGGAGGTGCTGGTGGGATTGCCGGAGACGCTGCGCGAGGCGCAGCGGGTCTTCGAGCGCACCGGCGGGCTGCACGCCGCGGGACTCTTCGACGCCGAGGGCACGCTCCTGGCGATGCGCGAGGACGTCGGCCGGCACAACGCGGTCGACAAGGTGATCGGCTGGGCGCTGAAGGACAAGCGGGTGCCGGTGACCGGGCATGTGCTGCTCGTCAGCGGGCGCGCGTCGTTCGAACTCACCCAGAAGGCGCTGATGGCGGGCATCCCCGTGCTGGCCGCGGTCTCCGCGCCGTCCTCTCTCGCGGTCGACCTGGCCGCCGAGGCGGGGATGACGCTCGTCGGGTTCCTGCGCGGTCCGTCGATGAACGTCTACACCGGTACCGAGAGGCTGCCGGGATGA
- a CDS encoding alpha/beta fold hydrolase: MSNNTEGDAAPGVSMRRVRGDGVDLAVYERGQGPAVLLVHGYPDTHAVWDAVAERLAVRFRVITYDVRGAGASSRPGRREDYRFEHLVADMAAVLDAVSPGVPVNLAGHDWGSIQSWEAVSAMPERFASFTSIAGPCLDHAAYWSRANLRRPSGVRAVARQLVHSWYIAAFQVPVVPELFWRHVLARRWEGLLERTEGVPAGGRHPAPTLAEDAAAGVNLYRANVLAARRSPGERRTTVPTQVVVPTGDAFVTPALAAEAARPFAERLQVRPVRAPHWVPLTQPAEIARLIGEHITQAGKCPAGR; the protein is encoded by the coding sequence GTGTCCAATAACACTGAGGGTGACGCGGCGCCCGGCGTGAGCATGCGGCGCGTCCGCGGCGACGGCGTCGATCTGGCCGTCTACGAACGCGGCCAGGGACCGGCCGTGCTCCTCGTGCACGGCTACCCGGACACACACGCGGTCTGGGACGCCGTGGCCGAGCGGCTCGCCGTGCGGTTCCGCGTCATCACCTACGACGTGCGGGGCGCGGGCGCGTCCTCGCGTCCGGGCCGCCGTGAGGACTACCGGTTCGAGCATCTCGTGGCCGACATGGCGGCCGTCCTGGACGCCGTGAGCCCCGGTGTCCCGGTGAACCTGGCCGGTCACGACTGGGGGTCGATCCAGTCGTGGGAGGCGGTCAGCGCGATGCCGGAGCGCTTCGCCTCCTTCACCTCGATCGCGGGTCCGTGCCTCGACCACGCCGCGTACTGGAGCCGTGCCAACCTGCGCCGTCCCTCCGGAGTGCGCGCGGTGGCGCGGCAGCTGGTCCACTCCTGGTACATCGCGGCGTTCCAGGTGCCCGTGGTGCCCGAGCTCTTCTGGCGGCACGTGCTCGCCCGACGCTGGGAGGGGCTGCTCGAACGCACCGAGGGCGTGCCGGCCGGTGGCCGCCATCCGGCGCCCACGCTCGCCGAGGACGCCGCGGCCGGGGTGAACCTCTACCGCGCCAACGTGCTCGCCGCCCGGCGTTCCCCGGGCGAGCGCCGTACGACCGTGCCCACCCAGGTCGTGGTGCCCACCGGCGACGCCTTCGTGACGCCGGCGCTGGCCGCCGAGGCGGCACGCCCGTTCGCCGAGCGGCTGCAGGTACGCCCGGTCCGCGCGCCGCACTGGGTGCCCCTGACCCAGCCCGCGGAGATCGCCCGGCTGATCGGCGAGCACATCACGCAGGCCGGGAAGTGCCCGGCCGGACGATAA
- the menC gene encoding o-succinylbenzoate synthase: MVEAFRVSLPLVHAFQTSSHRKSHLEHILVRVQDADGEAGWGEIASPSDPYYSPETVDSCWLMLERYLGPALLGAVWDHPADVGALWAKIRGHRFAKAGLDIACWDMWSRSAGMPLARALGGERKAIAAGVSLGIEPTVTELLAQADRYAAEGYRRIKLKIAPGWDVEPVRAVRRAHPDLALHVDANGAYTEEQREVFAELDRLGLTMIEQPYPPGALSAHAHLQSRLETAVCLDESVDDLDQLDSAIELCAGRVLNIKVSRMGGLTTARAAHDRAIEGGWRVWCGGMHEFGVGRAANVAIASLPGFTLPSDVSGSDKYYAHDVVEPPVRAIFGGVPVPTTPGLGHEVDEPLVRRIAAATLRLGEAAVIVRPGTSRPA, from the coding sequence ATGGTCGAGGCGTTCCGGGTGAGCCTGCCGCTCGTGCACGCCTTCCAGACCAGCTCGCACCGCAAGTCGCACCTCGAGCACATCCTCGTCCGCGTCCAGGACGCGGACGGCGAGGCCGGCTGGGGCGAGATCGCCTCGCCGAGCGACCCGTACTACAGCCCGGAGACGGTCGACAGCTGCTGGCTGATGCTCGAGCGCTACCTCGGGCCCGCGCTGCTCGGCGCGGTGTGGGACCACCCCGCCGACGTCGGCGCCCTCTGGGCGAAGATCCGCGGCCACCGCTTCGCCAAGGCCGGGCTGGACATCGCGTGCTGGGACATGTGGTCGCGGTCGGCGGGCATGCCGCTGGCCCGTGCGCTCGGCGGTGAGCGTAAGGCCATCGCGGCCGGCGTGAGCCTCGGCATCGAGCCGACGGTGACCGAACTCCTCGCCCAGGCCGACCGGTACGCCGCCGAGGGATACCGCAGGATCAAGCTGAAGATCGCGCCGGGCTGGGACGTCGAGCCCGTACGCGCCGTCCGCCGGGCGCATCCCGATCTCGCCCTGCACGTGGACGCCAACGGCGCGTACACCGAGGAGCAGCGGGAGGTCTTCGCCGAGCTGGACCGCTTGGGCCTGACGATGATCGAGCAGCCGTACCCACCCGGCGCCCTGTCCGCCCACGCGCATCTCCAGTCGCGGCTGGAGACCGCCGTCTGTCTCGACGAGTCCGTGGACGACCTCGATCAGCTCGACTCGGCCATCGAGCTGTGCGCCGGGCGCGTCCTCAACATCAAGGTCTCCCGCATGGGCGGCCTCACGACCGCGCGCGCCGCGCACGACCGCGCCATCGAGGGCGGATGGCGGGTCTGGTGCGGAGGAATGCACGAGTTCGGCGTCGGCCGCGCCGCGAACGTCGCCATCGCCTCCCTGCCCGGCTTCACCCTGCCCAGCGACGTCTCCGGCTCGGACAAGTACTACGCGCACGACGTGGTCGAGCCGCCCGTCCGCGCGATCTTCGGCGGGGTCCCGGTGCCGACCACGCCCGGCCTGGGCCACGAGGTGGACGAGCCGCTGGTACGCCGGATCGCCGCCGCGACGCTGAGGCTCGGAGAGGCGGCCGTTATCGTCCGGCCGGGCACTTCCCGGCCTGCGTGA
- a CDS encoding GNAT family N-acetyltransferase yields the protein MPLSPPITVRSLTTAAEMRAGVEVYRTAFALSATDPAVSPRLLAALARNAGSVIGAFAGGELVGFTYGFLGSDNSTVYHYSQVAAVLPAWQGRGVGRTLKLSQRDYVLSTGITVMRWAFDPVRTHNAHFNFDVLGATGRWFTRDLYGVEDSGRDPGMRTDRLIVEWDLVAGAARDLPRPPHTGWGEARQDEDGDILLGMPRDWDALVARDRGAAHHLRDDLAAEMTRLTGDGYRAVSCQTCDGHTAVYRFQPGTGG from the coding sequence TTGCCGCTCTCTCCGCCCATCACCGTACGATCGCTGACCACTGCCGCCGAGATGCGTGCCGGAGTGGAGGTCTACCGCACGGCGTTCGCACTCTCCGCGACCGACCCGGCGGTCAGTCCCCGGCTGCTGGCCGCGCTCGCGCGCAACGCAGGCTCGGTGATCGGGGCCTTCGCGGGGGGCGAACTGGTCGGCTTCACCTACGGCTTCCTCGGCTCGGACAACTCGACCGTCTACCATTACTCCCAGGTGGCGGCGGTGCTGCCGGCCTGGCAGGGCAGGGGAGTGGGCCGTACACTCAAGCTGAGCCAGCGGGATTACGTCCTGTCCACCGGCATCACGGTGATGCGCTGGGCCTTCGATCCCGTGCGCACCCACAACGCGCATTTCAACTTCGACGTTCTGGGCGCCACCGGCCGCTGGTTCACCCGCGACCTGTACGGCGTAGAGGACTCGGGCCGCGACCCGGGCATGCGCACCGACCGGCTGATCGTCGAATGGGACCTGGTGGCCGGCGCCGCACGTGACCTGCCGCGCCCGCCGCACACCGGCTGGGGCGAGGCGCGACAGGACGAGGACGGCGACATCCTGCTCGGGATGCCGCGCGACTGGGACGCCCTGGTCGCACGTGACCGCGGCGCCGCCCACCACCTGCGCGACGATCTGGCCGCCGAGATGACGCGGCTGACCGGCGACGGCTACCGCGCGGTCTCCTGCCAGACGTGCGACGGTCACACGGCCGTCTACCGCTTCCAGCCGGGTACGGGGGGCTGA
- a CDS encoding antibiotic biosynthesis monooxygenase family protein, translated as MVTEIALIDTKPGQEAAFAAAYQEAHELLATTPGCLSARMLQSGESPTRFVGVVEWESKDKHLDNFVGTERFAKFGALLGPYLAGAPVVEHFDDIVA; from the coding sequence ATGGTCACAGAGATCGCGCTGATCGACACCAAGCCGGGCCAGGAGGCCGCGTTCGCAGCCGCCTATCAGGAGGCGCACGAACTCCTCGCCACGACTCCCGGGTGCCTCAGCGCCCGGATGCTGCAGAGCGGCGAGTCACCGACCCGGTTCGTCGGGGTGGTCGAATGGGAGTCGAAGGACAAGCACCTGGACAACTTCGTCGGCACCGAGCGGTTCGCGAAGTTCGGCGCGCTGCTGGGTCCCTATCTGGCAGGAGCCCCGGTCGTCGAGCATTTCGACGACATCGTGGCGTAG
- a CDS encoding sensor histidine kinase codes for MEELLRRLSTSKRVTWLMSQAAVLATTCFYALMLAWTMPASRTGLFFVLALPVLLVRRLPAAVFAAVLGEAVLGDIFGARPSIVFVLLVALGGYLAVRRPKAAAVGFVAAVAAAFVNVTHIPGETVSDAAQFAGGLAFWFAVAWVFGGVYRKRREYLEALHEQRAARAVLTERLRIARELHDSVAHSIGIITVLSGAAARVVQTKPEQTRQALTGIETTSRETLFGLQRMLGALRRAEPDDAMPQTAPLAPAGSLADVPQLAVRTADAGVRVHVTWRGEQRPLPPEIELSAFRIIQESVTNVVRHSQARTCRVAVGYEPEGVTIEVVDDGDDGLGGPGRPRLSAAGGSGFGLLGMRERVTLLSGQFSAGQRPEGGFRVTARIPA; via the coding sequence ATGGAAGAGCTTCTCCGGCGTCTCTCGACATCGAAGCGCGTGACCTGGCTGATGTCACAGGCCGCGGTGCTGGCCACCACCTGCTTCTACGCGCTGATGCTCGCCTGGACGATGCCGGCCTCTCGGACCGGGCTCTTCTTCGTGCTCGCCCTTCCGGTCCTGCTCGTGCGCCGTCTGCCGGCGGCGGTCTTCGCGGCGGTCCTGGGCGAAGCAGTCCTCGGCGACATCTTCGGCGCGCGGCCCTCGATCGTGTTCGTCCTGCTCGTCGCCTTGGGCGGGTACCTCGCTGTCCGGCGGCCGAAGGCTGCCGCCGTCGGCTTCGTCGCGGCCGTCGCGGCCGCGTTCGTCAACGTCACCCACATCCCCGGGGAGACCGTCAGCGACGCGGCCCAGTTCGCCGGGGGGCTCGCGTTCTGGTTCGCGGTCGCGTGGGTCTTCGGGGGGGTGTATCGCAAACGCCGTGAATACCTCGAAGCCCTGCACGAGCAGAGGGCGGCCCGCGCCGTCCTGACCGAGCGGCTGCGGATCGCCCGCGAACTGCACGACAGCGTCGCGCACAGCATCGGGATCATCACGGTGCTGTCGGGAGCGGCGGCACGGGTCGTCCAGACCAAGCCCGAGCAGACGCGGCAGGCGCTGACCGGCATCGAGACCACCAGCCGGGAGACGCTGTTCGGGCTGCAGCGGATGCTCGGGGCGCTACGCCGCGCCGAGCCGGACGACGCCATGCCGCAGACCGCTCCGCTGGCGCCGGCCGGCAGCCTGGCCGACGTCCCGCAGCTCGCCGTACGCACGGCCGACGCCGGGGTGCGGGTCCACGTGACCTGGCGGGGCGAGCAGCGTCCACTCCCGCCGGAGATCGAGCTGTCGGCGTTCCGGATCATCCAGGAGTCGGTGACGAACGTGGTGCGGCATTCCCAGGCGCGGACGTGCCGGGTCGCGGTCGGTTACGAGCCGGAAGGGGTGACGATCGAGGTGGTGGACGACGGGGACGACGGTCTGGGCGGGCCGGGCCGTCCGAGGCTCTCCGCGGCCGGCGGGAGCGGCTTCGGCCTGCTCGGCATGCGCGAGCGGGTGACGTTGCTGTCCGGCCAGTTCAGCGCCGGCCAGCGTCCGGAGGGGGGATTCCGGGTGACGGCGAGGATCCCGGCATGA
- a CDS encoding ABC transporter ATP-binding protein: MTNAPLIDLRDTTKKYDDGPPALAGVTLSVASGECVAILGHSGSGKSTLLNLIAGLDRPSSGSVTVDGTRVDRLGEAGSAKYRRASIGMIFQFFNLLDDLTVLDNVMVPAQLAGMGKGEAKRRVIELLGSLGIDRHVKAYPQRLSGGQRQRVAVARALMNKPALLLADEPTGALDSSSAEDVRRLLLDLNSEGQTILLVTHDVQLAASTARRTIELVDGAVERDVINYGNGAGLAARTPPTRQTGAVG, encoded by the coding sequence ATGACGAATGCACCGCTGATCGATCTTCGCGATACGACGAAGAAATACGACGACGGCCCGCCCGCGCTGGCCGGTGTGACCTTGTCCGTGGCGTCCGGTGAGTGCGTAGCGATCCTCGGCCATTCCGGCAGCGGGAAGTCCACGCTGCTGAATCTGATCGCCGGCCTGGACAGGCCCTCCAGCGGCAGTGTCACCGTCGACGGCACCCGCGTCGACCGGCTCGGTGAGGCCGGTTCGGCGAAGTACCGCCGGGCCTCGATCGGCATGATCTTCCAGTTCTTCAATCTGCTCGACGACCTGACCGTGCTGGACAACGTCATGGTTCCAGCGCAGCTGGCCGGGATGGGCAAGGGCGAAGCGAAGCGGCGGGTCATCGAGCTGCTCGGCTCGCTGGGCATCGACCGGCATGTCAAGGCCTACCCGCAGCGGCTGTCCGGCGGGCAACGGCAGCGGGTGGCGGTGGCCAGGGCCCTGATGAACAAGCCGGCGCTGCTGCTGGCCGATGAGCCGACCGGCGCTCTGGACTCGAGCTCGGCCGAGGACGTGCGCCGGCTGCTGCTGGACCTGAACAGCGAGGGCCAGACCATCCTGCTGGTCACCCACGACGTGCAGCTGGCCGCGAGCACCGCGCGCCGCACGATCGAGTTGGTGGACGGCGCGGTCGAGCGGGACGTCATCAACTACGGCAACGGTGCCGGCCTGGCCGCCCGCACGCCGCCGACCCGTCAGACGGGAGCGGTCGGATGA